One window of bacterium genomic DNA carries:
- a CDS encoding DMT family protein translates to MGRLWTVVLLTASNFFMTYAWYGHLKDFKNKPLLMVILISWGIAFFEYCLQVPANRIGYQHYSLGQLKVMQEVITMCVFALFSVLYMKQELKLDFLWAGLCLVGAAYFMFRGTSALQ, encoded by the coding sequence ATGGGAAGACTGTGGACCGTGGTATTGCTGACTGCTTCCAATTTCTTCATGACTTATGCTTGGTACGGGCATTTGAAAGACTTCAAGAACAAGCCCTTGTTGATGGTAATACTTATCAGCTGGGGGATAGCGTTTTTTGAGTATTGTCTGCAGGTGCCGGCCAATCGGATCGGATATCAGCACTATTCGCTTGGACAACTCAAAGTGATGCAAGAAGTAATCACCATGTGCGTGTTTGCTCTCTTCTCAGTGCTGTACATGAAACAGGAACTGAAGTTGGACTTCTTGTGGGCAGGGTTATGTCTGGTCGGGGCCGCATATTTTATGTTTCGCGGGACAAGTGCTCTTCAATAA
- the lepA gene encoding elongation factor 4 translates to MELVKNIRNFSIIAHIDHGKSTIADRLLEMTRTINVTHKQMLDNMDLEQERGITIKAHAIRMHYHANDGHKYILNLIDTPGHVDFSYEVSRSIAACEGALLVVDASQGIEAQTLSNLYKALDQNLEIIPVLNKIDLPHAEPERVAESILNLIGGKKEDILHTSAKMGIGIHEILEAIVQRIPAPTTDPNGTLKAMVFDSKFDSYRGAVPYLRVVDGEVKKGDVIKFFSTGIEYEVDEVGHLIIDRKPAKKLTAGEVGYIVCNIRHLADAKVGDTITYAKDGAPTPLPGFKEIKSMVFSGIYPATTERYEQLREALEKLQLNDASLTFEPESSLALGFGFRCGFLGLLHLEIVHERLEREYGVTIVNTVPNVEYHVYTKNSEIVKVDNPAKMPSPMLIDHIEEPFVAAQIITPVEYIGGIMKIIAERRGEFKATHYPDPARATLEFNLPLSEIIFDFHDKLKSISRGYASLDYDFLEMRTSKLQKLDILLNSEPVDALSCLIHQDRAQVWGRKLCAKLQELIPRQMFEVIIQAAIGSKVVARETVRAMRKNVTAKCYGGDITRKRKLIERQKEGKKKMKQIGSVELPQEAFLAVLQIDRDGE, encoded by the coding sequence ATGGAATTAGTAAAGAACATACGCAACTTCTCGATTATCGCACATATCGACCACGGCAAGTCAACTATAGCGGACCGCTTGCTCGAAATGACGCGCACAATCAACGTCACTCACAAGCAAATGCTCGACAATATGGACCTCGAGCAAGAGCGCGGAATCACGATCAAAGCACATGCGATCCGAATGCACTATCACGCCAATGACGGGCACAAGTACATCCTTAATCTGATCGATACACCCGGACACGTCGACTTCTCCTATGAAGTCTCGCGCTCGATTGCCGCTTGCGAGGGTGCGCTCTTGGTTGTTGACGCTTCACAGGGAATCGAAGCGCAAACGCTGTCAAATCTCTACAAAGCGCTCGACCAGAATCTGGAGATCATTCCGGTACTCAATAAGATCGATCTCCCCCACGCCGAACCGGAGCGAGTCGCCGAGTCGATTCTTAACCTCATTGGCGGCAAGAAGGAAGATATCCTCCATACCTCCGCGAAGATGGGAATCGGGATTCACGAGATTCTCGAAGCCATCGTTCAGCGCATTCCGGCTCCGACCACAGATCCCAACGGAACTCTGAAGGCGATGGTGTTCGATTCCAAATTCGACAGTTATCGCGGTGCAGTCCCGTATCTGCGTGTCGTCGATGGCGAAGTCAAGAAGGGCGATGTCATCAAGTTTTTCTCCACCGGAATCGAATACGAAGTCGACGAGGTTGGCCACTTGATCATCGACCGCAAGCCGGCCAAGAAACTCACCGCAGGGGAGGTCGGCTACATCGTCTGCAATATCCGCCACCTTGCTGATGCCAAGGTCGGCGACACAATCACCTATGCCAAAGATGGTGCACCAACGCCGCTGCCGGGCTTCAAAGAAATCAAGTCGATGGTCTTTTCCGGTATTTATCCCGCGACCACCGAACGCTACGAACAGCTCCGCGAAGCGCTGGAGAAACTACAGCTTAACGATGCGTCCTTAACCTTCGAGCCGGAATCGTCGCTGGCATTGGGATTCGGTTTCCGCTGCGGGTTCCTTGGGCTGTTGCATCTCGAGATCGTGCACGAACGCCTCGAACGCGAATACGGTGTCACGATTGTCAACACGGTGCCCAACGTCGAGTACCACGTTTATACTAAGAATAGTGAAATCGTCAAGGTCGATAACCCGGCCAAGATGCCTTCACCGATGTTGATCGACCATATCGAAGAGCCGTTTGTCGCGGCTCAAATCATCACGCCGGTGGAATACATCGGCGGTATCATGAAGATCATCGCCGAACGACGCGGCGAATTCAAGGCGACACATTATCCCGACCCGGCGCGTGCAACTTTGGAATTCAACTTGCCGTTGTCGGAGATCATCTTCGATTTCCACGACAAACTCAAATCGATTTCGCGCGGATATGCTTCGCTCGACTACGATTTCCTCGAAATGCGCACCAGCAAATTGCAAAAGCTCGATATCCTGCTCAATTCCGAGCCGGTCGATGCGCTGTCCTGTTTGATTCATCAGGACCGCGCCCAAGTCTGGGGCCGCAAACTTTGTGCAAAACTGCAGGAGTTGATTCCGCGACAGATGTTCGAGGTCATCATCCAGGCGGCAATCGGCTCCAAAGTCGTCGCGCGCGAGACAGTCCGCGCCATGCGCAAGAACGTTACTGCAAAATGCTACGGCGGCGACATTACCCGGAAACGCAAACTGATCGAGCGTCAAAAAGAGGGCAAGAAGAAGATGAAGCAGATCGGCAGCGTGGAATTACCGCAGGAAGCATTCCTGGCGGTACTGCAAATTGACCGGGACGGGGAGTAG
- a CDS encoding diheme cytochrome c-553 has translation MKPATTKIVLFVSLVGACSLLVMCAQAEKDVAMTPEQMVKRGEYLVNLGGCNDCHSPKKFTEKGPEFDQSILLSGHPANAPIPDIPEGLPNPMGWMAMCNGHMTAWAGPWGISFASNLTPDPQTGLGDWDEEAFINTMRTGQHLGMGREILPPMPWQSLGKATDDDLKAIFAYLNSLPAVPNLVPGPIPPPSAPAQP, from the coding sequence ATGAAGCCAGCTACTACTAAAATCGTTCTGTTCGTTTCGCTTGTCGGTGCCTGCTCGCTGCTGGTCATGTGCGCACAAGCTGAGAAAGATGTCGCCATGACCCCGGAGCAAATGGTCAAGCGCGGTGAATATCTGGTGAACCTTGGCGGATGCAACGACTGCCATTCGCCCAAGAAGTTTACTGAGAAAGGCCCTGAGTTTGATCAGTCGATCCTGCTCTCTGGTCACCCGGCCAATGCCCCGATTCCGGATATCCCGGAGGGACTACCCAATCCAATGGGATGGATGGCGATGTGCAATGGTCACATGACTGCTTGGGCAGGACCGTGGGGAATCAGTTTCGCCTCGAATCTGACTCCCGATCCGCAGACCGGTTTGGGCGACTGGGATGAAGAGGCTTTCATCAACACGATGCGCACCGGTCAGCACTTGGGGATGGGCAGAGAAATTCTCCCGCCAATGCCGTGGCAGTCTCTTGGCAAAGCAACGGATGATGATCTCAAAGCTATCTTCGCCTACTTGAATTCGCTTCCTGCTGTACCGAACCTGGTCCCGGGTCCGATTCCTCCGCCGTCAGCGCCGGCGCAACCGTAG
- a CDS encoding serine hydrolase — translation MKTKTLLLAILLFVHALTAEPLRSDSLATARDPVGLWCAKRHFGPELKGDLAIQHRGDYWIAEIGGVTEFVTVSDNQISFEISGEQGGFRGRFTGDQIIGHWIQPHTVVNGCRYATPVILSQQGPNRWLGEVSPLDDHMTFYLPVKRNEDGSFATFLRNPERNSGRFMRVDRISLDTNKVSLFGRRSSDQPEELLMVGSFNTEHEMFSLSLPWRGGTYDFHRASEFEELGFYPRSKSPAPYTYHAPPLLDDGWPVANLADVGISRDTIAKFVEMLIKMPIESVQTSDIHALLIARHGKLVLEEYFHRYSRDQLHDTRSASKSMTSALFGAAMLDNQTISISTGVFEVMDGASALIHLDPRKQALKVEHLLTMSSGLDCDDSNSDSRGNEDTMQEQAVQPDWYRYTLDLDMVRNPGEKAVYGSANPNLLGGVLAKTTGRWLPDLFRELIAEPLQIRNYALNLTPTGDAYMGGGGHFTLRDFMKLGQMILDDGKWQGRQIVSAEYARRSTSALVEIEGHGYGYLWWVVEYPFRGRTIRAFFAGGNGGQLVLGIPELDLLIGFYGGNYSDRAGLIPQQEYIPKYILPSIESPVE, via the coding sequence ATGAAAACTAAGACACTGCTACTCGCAATACTTTTGTTCGTACACGCTCTGACGGCTGAACCCCTGCGCTCAGATTCATTGGCTACAGCACGAGACCCTGTCGGTCTGTGGTGCGCCAAGCGTCATTTCGGTCCTGAGCTAAAAGGCGACTTGGCGATTCAACATCGCGGAGACTATTGGATCGCGGAGATTGGTGGCGTAACGGAATTCGTAACCGTCAGTGACAATCAAATCTCGTTCGAGATTTCGGGAGAACAAGGGGGCTTTCGCGGTCGCTTCACTGGCGACCAAATCATTGGCCATTGGATTCAACCGCACACAGTCGTCAATGGCTGTCGATATGCGACGCCGGTGATCTTGAGCCAGCAAGGTCCGAACCGTTGGCTCGGCGAAGTAAGTCCCCTCGATGATCACATGACTTTCTACTTGCCCGTCAAACGCAATGAGGATGGCTCGTTTGCTACGTTCCTGCGCAATCCGGAACGCAACTCCGGCAGATTCATGAGAGTTGATCGGATCTCGCTTGATACAAATAAGGTATCCCTTTTTGGCCGTCGCTCATCAGATCAGCCGGAAGAGTTGTTGATGGTGGGATCGTTCAATACTGAGCATGAGATGTTTTCTCTATCGCTGCCTTGGCGGGGTGGAACCTATGATTTCCACCGCGCGTCGGAGTTTGAAGAGCTTGGGTTCTATCCGCGCAGCAAATCGCCCGCGCCATACACATATCATGCGCCTCCGCTTCTGGACGACGGTTGGCCAGTCGCGAATCTTGCCGATGTCGGCATTTCAAGAGACACAATTGCTAAATTCGTCGAGATGCTAATCAAAATGCCGATTGAATCGGTTCAGACTTCGGACATTCACGCATTACTGATCGCCCGCCACGGCAAACTCGTGCTGGAGGAATACTTCCATCGCTATTCACGCGATCAGCTTCACGATACAAGGTCCGCTTCAAAGAGCATGACTTCAGCGCTTTTCGGCGCCGCAATGCTTGACAATCAAACGATTTCAATTTCGACCGGCGTCTTTGAGGTTATGGACGGCGCGTCCGCCTTGATTCATCTCGATCCGCGCAAGCAAGCACTCAAAGTTGAACATCTTCTGACCATGTCCTCCGGTCTCGATTGTGACGATTCCAATTCCGATTCCCGCGGCAACGAGGACACAATGCAAGAGCAAGCTGTTCAGCCCGACTGGTATCGCTATACTCTCGACCTCGACATGGTGCGCAATCCGGGGGAGAAGGCTGTTTATGGCAGTGCGAATCCGAATCTGCTTGGAGGCGTGCTCGCGAAGACGACCGGCAGATGGCTTCCAGACCTGTTTCGCGAACTGATCGCCGAGCCCCTGCAAATTCGCAACTACGCCCTGAATTTGACTCCAACCGGCGATGCTTACATGGGTGGTGGTGGACACTTCACACTTCGCGATTTCATGAAGCTCGGCCAGATGATACTCGATGACGGCAAGTGGCAAGGTCGTCAGATTGTCAGTGCAGAATATGCGCGCAGGTCGACGTCGGCACTCGTGGAGATTGAAGGGCACGGTTATGGATATTTGTGGTGGGTTGTTGAATATCCCTTTCGCGGTCGCACGATTAGAGCATTCTTTGCCGGCGGCAACGGCGGTCAACTTGTGCTGGGAATTCCAGAACTTGATTTACTGATCGGTTTCTATGGCGGAAACTATTCCGACCGTGCGGGCCTGATCCCCCAACAAGAGTACATCCCGAAGTATATACTTCCGTCAATTGAATCTCCGGTTGAGTAA
- a CDS encoding diheme cytochrome c-553 produces the protein MRLTKVKTVLSLSLLTAALIVANCAQNSADKPLTKEEMIKRGSYLVNSGSCNDCHSPKKYGPKGPEPDQSILLSGHRANLPVAAIPAGLPDPNGWVVMGNADFTAWAGPWGVSFAANLTPDPNTGIGKWTEDDFVNAMRNGKHMGTGREILPPMPWQMIGQMTDEDLKSMFAYFMSLPAVPNLVPGPIPPQAAPPATAE, from the coding sequence ATGCGACTGACAAAAGTCAAAACCGTCCTTTCACTTTCTCTTCTTACTGCAGCTTTGATTGTTGCGAACTGCGCCCAAAACAGCGCCGACAAGCCGCTCACCAAGGAAGAAATGATCAAACGCGGGTCATACTTGGTAAATTCCGGCTCGTGTAATGACTGCCATTCACCCAAGAAGTATGGCCCGAAGGGACCAGAACCGGATCAGTCAATCTTGCTGTCTGGCCACAGAGCGAATCTGCCGGTCGCAGCGATTCCGGCTGGATTGCCCGATCCTAATGGCTGGGTCGTAATGGGTAATGCCGACTTCACTGCGTGGGCAGGTCCCTGGGGAGTTTCTTTTGCGGCCAACCTGACACCCGATCCGAATACGGGCATCGGCAAGTGGACCGAAGACGACTTTGTCAATGCGATGCGCAACGGCAAACACATGGGCACCGGTCGCGAGATTCTTCCGCCGATGCCGTGGCAGATGATCGGTCAGATGACTGATGAGGATCTCAAGTCGATGTTTGCTTACTTCATGTCATTGCCTGCCGTGCCCAATCTGGTGCCGGGACCGATCCCGCCGCAGGCTGCGCCTCCGGCGACAGCAGAATAA
- a CDS encoding endonuclease V → MKFNRLHSWTDDVKEAERLQEKHAPLVSTKPEKTSFRLVGGVDVAYSKKDNTAFCTVVVMKVPEMELLEKVRAQAEITFPFVPGLFYFREGPVISKALSRLKFVPDVFIFDGHGIDHPRGIGMASHMGVMLEMPTIGCAKKILVGKVDALGNEVGETAAIYLGNIEVGRAIRSRENVKPLFVSPRHKIDVETAVKTVIDLLRGYRLPEPLRLAHIMVNKQRRNYDMNLPGGNAPSRGRQRDDDDDDDRE, encoded by the coding sequence ATGAAGTTCAATCGTCTACATTCTTGGACAGACGATGTAAAAGAGGCCGAGCGTCTTCAAGAAAAACATGCTCCCTTGGTGAGCACTAAACCGGAGAAGACCTCTTTTCGTCTCGTAGGCGGAGTTGATGTCGCCTACTCAAAAAAGGACAACACCGCGTTTTGCACGGTCGTTGTCATGAAAGTTCCCGAGATGGAACTACTCGAAAAAGTTCGCGCGCAAGCGGAGATCACTTTCCCGTTTGTACCCGGGCTTTTTTACTTTCGAGAGGGTCCCGTCATCTCAAAAGCCCTGAGCAGGCTCAAATTTGTGCCAGATGTCTTTATCTTTGACGGTCACGGCATCGATCACCCGCGTGGTATCGGTATGGCGTCGCACATGGGTGTGATGCTTGAGATGCCGACGATCGGCTGTGCCAAGAAGATTCTTGTCGGCAAAGTCGATGCTCTTGGAAATGAAGTCGGCGAAACGGCAGCCATTTATCTTGGCAATATTGAAGTCGGGCGCGCCATCAGATCACGCGAGAATGTCAAACCGCTCTTTGTCTCACCCCGTCACAAGATCGATGTTGAGACGGCAGTCAAGACGGTTATCGACCTGTTGCGCGGATATCGTCTTCCCGAGCCATTGCGTTTGGCTCACATCATGGTCAACAAACAGCGTCGCAACTATGATATGAATTTACCGGGTGGAAACGCCCCATCCCGCGGACGCCAGCGTGATGATGACGATGATGATGATCGCGAGTAA
- a CDS encoding M28 family peptidase translates to MKEFVAPDQSTTMEKFLGTIQQDSLYSYTARLQSYYRRVAGSPSIFLARDWIKAKFESFGYDSVYLDGWSQYFNGKTNQCYNVVATKVGTVYPEIEIIVGAHYDGVTTSPAADDNGSGTAGVLEIARALSDTPTEVTIKFITFDAEEWGLYGSYHYANAAAANGDQILFMFNMDMIANISNTNRATVYSGANTTYASMWNGIAQASYGITGYLSGNSSGSDHYPFTQNGYTAVFIIEYNFSSVYHSARDSTTYMNFEYMTRMVRASLATVVQGANSGDFDNDGVLNGVDNCIYVANASQADPDLDAVGSSCDNCPDVYNPLQEDEYNDGIGDYCDGRVHILSYNMPPAYRMESYFCQMEAIGGVGSYSWAFLGGDLPFGLTFNSPQGTLTGVPTFNADYYFTITATDAGSPAKSDTLSLHMAVTDAPPPDYICGDADNSGSVNISDVVRIINYIFSGGTMPDPLESADVDCNSSVTISDVVYLISHIFSGGPVPCAACLP, encoded by the coding sequence TTGAAAGAATTCGTGGCGCCTGATCAGTCGACGACTATGGAGAAATTCTTGGGAACGATCCAGCAGGATTCGCTCTATTCATACACTGCTCGCCTGCAATCATATTATCGTCGTGTTGCCGGTTCGCCAAGCATTTTCCTTGCGAGGGATTGGATCAAGGCAAAATTCGAGTCGTTCGGCTATGATTCGGTTTATCTCGATGGCTGGAGTCAGTATTTCAATGGAAAGACAAACCAGTGCTACAATGTCGTGGCGACCAAGGTTGGAACAGTCTATCCGGAGATTGAGATTATTGTCGGCGCTCACTATGACGGAGTAACAACCTCGCCCGCCGCAGACGACAATGGCTCAGGAACGGCAGGAGTGCTGGAAATTGCCCGCGCTCTTTCCGACACGCCGACAGAAGTCACAATCAAGTTTATTACTTTTGACGCAGAAGAATGGGGACTCTACGGCTCGTACCACTATGCCAATGCCGCGGCTGCCAACGGTGATCAGATTCTGTTTATGTTCAATATGGACATGATCGCGAACATCTCAAACACGAATCGGGCGACAGTATATAGCGGTGCCAACACGACGTACGCCAGCATGTGGAACGGTATTGCTCAAGCAAGCTATGGCATCACTGGGTATCTTAGCGGCAACTCGAGCGGATCGGACCACTATCCATTTACGCAGAACGGGTATACAGCAGTCTTCATCATAGAATACAACTTCTCAAGCGTCTATCACTCAGCACGCGACAGCACCACATATATGAATTTCGAGTACATGACGCGGATGGTGCGCGCATCATTGGCGACAGTCGTCCAAGGCGCCAACTCAGGTGACTTTGACAACGACGGAGTTCTGAATGGTGTCGATAACTGCATCTATGTCGCAAATGCCTCGCAAGCCGACCCCGACCTCGACGCAGTCGGCAGTTCCTGCGATAACTGCCCTGATGTTTACAATCCGCTTCAGGAAGATGAGTATAATGACGGTATCGGGGACTACTGCGATGGAAGAGTGCACATTCTAAGCTATAATATGCCGCCAGCCTATCGGATGGAGAGTTACTTCTGCCAAATGGAAGCAATCGGCGGAGTTGGGTCTTATAGCTGGGCTTTCCTCGGTGGAGATCTTCCCTTTGGTCTGACATTCAACAGCCCTCAGGGTACACTCACAGGCGTTCCGACATTTAATGCCGATTACTACTTCACAATAACTGCGACGGACGCCGGTAGTCCAGCTAAATCAGACACGTTGAGCCTGCATATGGCCGTTACTGATGCGCCGCCTCCAGACTATATTTGCGGTGATGCAGACAACAGCGGGTCGGTCAATATCTCCGACGTCGTAAGAATTATCAATTACATCTTTTCCGGGGGTACAATGCCGGATCCGCTCGAATCGGCAGATGTTGATTGCAACTCGAGCGTGACGATTTCCGACGTAGTCTATCTGATCAGTCACATCTTTTCCGGCGGACCAGTGCCTTGTGCCGCGTGTCTGCCTTAG
- a CDS encoding dockerin type I repeat-containing protein codes for MSMDVLYSLWPRVRPGHNPATELADGQMLVIDAAALNGFFDIFEFSTGFECGDVNQSGDVNIVDAVGLINFIFGVSFDPINAEDADVNCDGLIRITDCVYLVNYIFLGGNAPCAACE; via the coding sequence ATGTCGATGGACGTCCTCTATTCACTTTGGCCGCGCGTGCGTCCCGGACACAATCCCGCAACCGAGTTGGCCGACGGCCAAATGCTGGTAATCGACGCTGCGGCACTTAACGGTTTTTTTGATATTTTCGAATTCTCAACAGGATTTGAGTGCGGTGACGTGAATCAATCAGGGGATGTCAATATTGTCGACGCTGTCGGGCTCATCAACTTCATCTTTGGTGTCAGCTTCGACCCTATCAATGCGGAAGATGCCGATGTCAACTGCGACGGTTTGATTCGCATCACTGACTGCGTTTATTTGGTTAACTACATCTTCCTCGGCGGCAACGCGCCATGTGCCGCGTGTGAGTAG
- a CDS encoding class I SAM-dependent methyltransferase: MTKYPGSTLQDIIGWDIKNWSVALRTWDKVLSQVPQGASALEVGAREGGLSLYFALKGFHVICSDVENPRVTAEIRHKRHCVSHLINYAAADATRLPFDSGRFDVVAFKSILGTIGRNDQINHQANAISEMYRVLKPGGILLFAENLAGTALHRFFRRMTKWGGYWRYVTIDEMQQFHGGFSHFNYATFGFLGTFGRNEFQRKSLHHIDKFIDPILKDHHKYIIFGHARK; encoded by the coding sequence ATGACTAAGTACCCGGGATCAACTCTCCAGGACATAATAGGCTGGGACATAAAGAACTGGAGCGTCGCGCTCAGAACGTGGGACAAGGTACTTTCTCAAGTCCCGCAAGGAGCCTCGGCGCTGGAAGTCGGCGCTCGGGAAGGCGGTTTGTCCCTCTACTTTGCGCTCAAAGGTTTCCATGTAATCTGCAGCGATGTCGAAAACCCACGAGTGACGGCAGAGATTCGCCACAAGCGCCACTGCGTTTCTCATCTGATCAATTACGCTGCTGCTGACGCGACGCGATTACCGTTTGATAGTGGCCGTTTCGATGTAGTCGCATTTAAGTCGATTCTTGGTACCATTGGCCGCAACGACCAAATAAACCATCAGGCAAATGCTATCAGCGAAATGTACCGGGTTCTTAAGCCGGGCGGCATCCTGCTTTTTGCTGAAAACCTTGCCGGTACTGCACTTCATCGATTTTTCCGAAGGATGACTAAATGGGGAGGATATTGGCGCTATGTCACGATTGATGAGATGCAGCAATTTCATGGAGGGTTTTCTCACTTCAATTATGCGACCTTTGGATTCCTCGGCACGTTCGGGCGCAATGAGTTTCAAAGAAAGTCTCTCCATCACATAGACAAATTCATTGACCCCATTCTGAAAGATCACCATAAGTACATTATATTCGGCCACGCGAGAAAGTAA
- a CDS encoding aminotransferase class I/II-fold pyridoxal phosphate-dependent enzyme produces the protein MHGHVDDLEVAATKGLNFELPSVVFSGIVAVRDRLLQLPNPLRLESGDPNFDTPDHIKEAAAKAIRDNHTHYAPSTGIKPLRDSIVKKVARKNKITNITNPDQVLVTNGGMHGLYCAFRTILNPGDEVLIPQPNWTSTAWIIRIAGGVPVTVRLHREFEYRWDINELKSKITDKTKAVLINSPQNPTGAVMSRQDLIDLLDVAAEHDLFVIGDEAYEDIIFEGEHNCIAALACEYPRRVQDKMISCFTFSKSYAMTGWRLGYLTCTDAEFNENAKKMILYTINGVSTPTQYAGLAALEGPQDAIGKMVAEYKLRRDILFDAVNATEFMHCDMKPKGAVYLYARITDKWQGTEWDLVNYLIEHYSLGSVPGEEFADDEKSIRFAYACSTDMVRRTIEALKK, from the coding sequence ATGCATGGACATGTAGACGACTTGGAAGTCGCTGCGACAAAAGGGCTGAACTTCGAACTGCCATCTGTTGTATTCTCCGGTATCGTTGCCGTCCGTGATCGATTGCTGCAACTGCCAAATCCTCTGCGCCTCGAATCGGGCGACCCGAATTTCGATACTCCGGATCACATCAAAGAGGCCGCCGCCAAGGCTATCCGCGACAATCACACCCACTACGCGCCGTCGACGGGAATAAAACCGCTTCGAGATTCAATCGTCAAGAAAGTCGCTCGCAAGAACAAGATTACTAATATCACAAACCCGGATCAGGTTTTGGTGACCAACGGCGGCATGCACGGGCTATATTGCGCCTTCCGCACCATTCTCAATCCGGGCGACGAAGTTCTCATCCCCCAACCAAATTGGACTTCGACTGCGTGGATCATACGGATCGCCGGCGGCGTTCCCGTTACAGTTCGTCTTCATCGTGAATTCGAATATCGCTGGGATATCAACGAGCTAAAATCGAAGATCACCGACAAGACCAAAGCAGTTCTTATCAACTCTCCTCAAAATCCAACCGGTGCTGTGATGTCGCGGCAGGACTTGATTGACTTGCTCGATGTCGCCGCAGAGCATGACCTCTTCGTCATCGGTGATGAAGCCTATGAAGACATCATTTTTGAGGGCGAGCACAATTGCATTGCAGCACTTGCTTGCGAGTATCCGCGCCGGGTGCAGGACAAGATGATTTCCTGTTTTACATTCTCCAAGAGCTATGCGATGACAGGATGGCGTCTCGGCTATCTCACCTGCACCGATGCTGAATTCAACGAGAATGCCAAGAAGATGATACTCTATACCATCAACGGCGTTTCTACTCCGACGCAATATGCCGGACTTGCCGCCCTCGAAGGTCCGCAAGACGCCATCGGAAAGATGGTCGCCGAGTATAAACTTCGTCGCGACATTCTCTTCGATGCCGTCAATGCAACCGAGTTCATGCATTGCGACATGAAGCCCAAAGGCGCAGTCTATTTGTATGCCCGAATTACTGACAAGTGGCAAGGCACCGAATGGGATCTTGTGAACTACCTGATCGAGCACTACTCCCTCGGATCAGTGCCGGGCGAAGAGTTTGCCGACGACGAGAAGTCGATTCGCTTTGCCTACGCGTGTTCGACCGACATGGTTCGTCGCACTATTGAGGCGCTAAAGAAGTAG
- a CDS encoding GntR family transcriptional regulator, giving the protein MLDRSNLSDSAVTLVRQMIVDGVFPPGQRINEVHLAEKLGISRTPLREALTRLVAEGAIISRPRIGFVACPLTLEEFEQIYPIRAILDPHALRLAGLPTCKQLSRLEAMNKKIEKATEPATASSLDDSWHLELLSQCPNRVLIELIEQFMRRTRRYEIALMRENRNVNRTLQGHQTIIEALNRGDLDAACTALQENMESGKDPIVEWLKNRQTRK; this is encoded by the coding sequence TTGCTAGATAGGTCCAATCTCAGTGATTCTGCTGTAACTCTTGTCAGGCAAATGATCGTCGACGGGGTTTTTCCGCCCGGTCAGCGGATCAACGAAGTACATTTAGCCGAGAAACTTGGCATTAGTCGAACTCCGCTTCGAGAGGCACTCACTCGCCTTGTTGCTGAAGGCGCAATCATAAGTCGCCCGCGAATCGGTTTTGTTGCGTGCCCACTCACGCTCGAAGAATTCGAGCAGATCTACCCCATCCGTGCAATACTCGATCCTCACGCTTTGAGGCTTGCCGGCTTGCCAACATGCAAACAGCTCTCGCGGTTAGAGGCCATGAATAAGAAGATCGAGAAAGCCACCGAGCCTGCGACTGCATCTTCGCTCGATGATTCTTGGCATCTCGAATTGTTGTCTCAATGTCCCAATCGCGTCCTGATTGAGCTGATTGAACAATTCATGCGACGAACCCGGCGCTATGAAATTGCACTAATGCGAGAAAACCGCAACGTCAACCGAACTCTGCAGGGTCACCAGACCATTATCGAAGCCCTCAATCGCGGCGACTTGGATGCTGCCTGCACCGCACTTCAGGAGAATATGGAGAGCGGTAAGGATCCCATCGTCGAATGGTTGAAAAACCGACAAACGCGAAAGTAA